The following proteins are encoded in a genomic region of Candidatus Thermoplasmatota archaeon:
- a CDS encoding cation:proton antiporter: METPALLLDFALVLIAAVIGGTAFRYLKMPRVVGMLVAGIALGPFTPGFVVKSEDIKDLALLGAVFLMFSSGLSFDIRTFGVLGTKPFVLAGLGVGLSFVLGFALGLLVNWSMLSSIFLGLILTSTSTVLGLKLMVDLGLTDESGYELVTAAILVDDVVALSLMTIAVGLAGPESVPPLVLIAGLVAIVGLAVLLIVVSRLTFPRILRFTDKHSPSSTVMVSVSFCLLISFGFAMLGLPPFVGAFFAGSIVASTQQSSRVTSNMAPVTAIFMAVFFTSVGLLINPAQLVTVALIGVALVAIAVFAKMLPGMLVLRNEKGMSSRARLILATVLVPRAEISLIIAQFGVTLGAPPELLALAMIVMIVTALLPGAVAWFAKWPKVQKPASQESLS; the protein is encoded by the coding sequence ATGGAGACTCCCGCGCTTCTGCTGGATTTCGCGCTCGTTTTGATCGCAGCGGTGATTGGCGGGACCGCGTTCCGTTATCTTAAGATGCCGCGGGTCGTGGGCATGCTGGTCGCGGGCATCGCCCTTGGGCCTTTCACCCCGGGCTTCGTGGTCAAGTCGGAGGACATCAAGGACTTGGCTCTTCTTGGGGCGGTCTTCCTGATGTTCTCTTCAGGACTCTCATTCGACATAAGGACCTTCGGGGTGCTCGGCACCAAGCCCTTCGTGCTTGCTGGCCTCGGAGTCGGCCTCTCGTTCGTCCTTGGCTTTGCCCTGGGCCTGCTCGTCAACTGGAGCATGCTATCCTCGATCTTCCTCGGGCTCATACTCACGTCCACGAGCACGGTGCTCGGCCTGAAGCTGATGGTGGACCTCGGGCTCACGGACGAGTCAGGCTACGAGCTCGTGACGGCGGCGATCCTCGTCGACGACGTGGTCGCGCTGTCGCTGATGACGATTGCCGTGGGTCTGGCCGGACCTGAGTCCGTGCCCCCACTAGTGCTCATCGCAGGATTGGTGGCGATAGTCGGGCTCGCGGTGCTCCTCATCGTTGTGAGCCGCCTCACCTTCCCTCGGATCCTCCGGTTCACGGACAAGCACTCCCCCAGCAGCACGGTCATGGTCTCCGTCTCGTTCTGCCTGCTGATCAGCTTCGGGTTCGCGATGCTTGGACTTCCGCCTTTCGTGGGCGCGTTCTTCGCGGGGAGCATAGTCGCCTCAACGCAACAGAGTTCACGGGTCACCAGCAACATGGCACCTGTGACGGCGATATTCATGGCCGTCTTCTTCACGAGCGTCGGGCTTCTCATCAACCCTGCACAGCTAGTCACCGTCGCGCTGATAGGCGTTGCTCTGGTCGCCATAGCGGTGTTCGCGAAGATGTTGCCCGGGATGCTGGTCCTGAGGAACGAGAAGGGGATGTCGTCACGCGCAAGGCTGATCCTCGCAACAGTCCTCGTGCCACGCGCGGAGATATCATTGATCATCGCACAGTTCGGCGTGACCCTCGGGGCTCCGCCCGAGCTCCTGGCCCTTGCCATGATCGTCATGATAGTCACTGCCCTGCTCCCGGGGGCAGTCGCATGGTTTGCGAAGTGGCCGAAAGTGCAGAAGCCTGCCAGCCAGGAGTCTCTCTCCTAG
- a CDS encoding CBS domain-containing protein, with protein sequence MFRATEKGQRRDQEDHGTEGPQRRIRDLRIRDVMTKDVVTVTEETSVKMLWSLFKKYDYNAFPVVKGNQLVGIVTKLDFMRIFSPGQSFSRRDFWDMFATNVEDISRKAVVTVWPDDSLEKAVEYMVEFGLRSIPVVDGKTLVGIVSRQDLMEHLIPEHK encoded by the coding sequence GTGTTCCGCGCGACGGAGAAGGGCCAGAGAAGGGATCAGGAGGACCACGGAACCGAAGGACCGCAGAGGAGGATAAGGGATCTCCGGATTCGGGACGTCATGACGAAGGACGTCGTAACCGTGACCGAGGAGACGAGCGTGAAGATGCTCTGGAGCCTGTTCAAAAAGTACGACTACAACGCCTTCCCAGTGGTCAAGGGGAATCAGCTCGTCGGGATCGTCACCAAGCTCGACTTCATGAGGATATTCAGCCCCGGGCAGAGCTTCTCCCGGAGGGACTTCTGGGACATGTTCGCGACCAATGTGGAGGACATATCTCGGAAGGCAGTGGTCACAGTCTGGCCCGATGACTCCCTGGAGAAGGCCGTCGAGTACATGGTGGAGTTCGGGCTCAGGAGCATTCCAGTCGTCGATGGCAAGACGCTTGTCGGCATCGTCTCGCGGCAGGACCTCATGGAGCACCTGATCCCGGAGCACAAATAG